From a region of the Streptomyces sp. B21-083 genome:
- a CDS encoding VOC family protein, producing the protein MTLEWEQVIVDAADPAALGRWWAEALGWSVVDDSPEEYEIRPTPDQLPGLLFVRVPETKSVKNRLHLDFRPDDQQAEVDRLLALGARHADIGQGEQPWTTLLDPEGNEFCVLSARKS; encoded by the coding sequence ATGACCTTGGAATGGGAACAAGTGATCGTGGACGCGGCGGACCCGGCCGCACTGGGACGCTGGTGGGCCGAGGCGCTCGGCTGGTCGGTCGTCGACGACTCCCCCGAGGAGTACGAGATCCGGCCGACGCCCGACCAGCTGCCCGGCCTGCTGTTCGTACGGGTCCCGGAGACGAAGTCCGTCAAGAACCGGCTGCACCTCGACTTCCGGCCCGACGACCAGCAGGCCGAGGTCGACCGTCTGCTGGCCCTCGGAGCACGCCACGCGGACATCGGCCAGGGAGAGCAGCCCTGGACCACGCTCCTGGACCCGGAGGGCAACGAGTTCTGCGTGCTCAGCGCACGGAAGAGCTGA
- a CDS encoding FAD-dependent oxidoreductase, with amino-acid sequence MAQAADTTRTVIMTVDDDPGVSRAVARDLRRRYGESYRIVRAESGESALDALRELKLRGDLVAVILADYRMPQMNGIEFLEQALDVYPGARRVLLTAYADTSAAIDAINVVDLDHYLLKPWDPPEEKLYPVLDDLLAAWRCSDFRPVPSTKVVGHRWSARSSDVREFLARNQVPYRWYSTEEPEGQRLLAACGQDGQRLPVVITADGSALVEPEVPELAARVGLATTPTADFYDLVVIGGGPAGLGAAVYGASEGLRTVLVERSATGGQAGQSSRIENYLGFPDGVSGGQLTDRARRQATKFGAEILSAREVTGLEVSGAARLVRFADGSAVAAHSVILATGVSYRQLEAPGATDLSGRGVFYGSALTEAAACQGHDIYIVGGANSAGQAAMYLSRGAKSVTLLVRGADLTASMSHYLIQQIAESPNISVRARTVVEAAHGGDHLEQLTLRDTVSGETELVDAQWLFVFIGAAPLTDWLDGTVLRDERGFILAGPDLTADGRPPADWELDRPPYHLETNIPGVFVAGDARAESAKRVASAVGEGAMAVMLVHRYLEQS; translated from the coding sequence ATGGCACAGGCCGCGGACACGACGCGGACCGTCATCATGACCGTGGACGACGACCCCGGGGTCTCCCGGGCCGTCGCCCGTGACCTGCGGCGGCGGTACGGCGAGTCGTACCGGATCGTGCGCGCGGAGTCCGGCGAGTCCGCGCTGGACGCGCTGCGCGAGCTGAAGCTGCGCGGTGATCTGGTGGCGGTCATCCTGGCCGACTACCGCATGCCCCAGATGAACGGCATCGAGTTCCTCGAACAGGCCCTGGACGTCTATCCGGGCGCGCGCCGGGTACTGCTCACCGCGTACGCGGACACGAGCGCGGCGATCGACGCGATCAACGTCGTCGACCTCGACCACTACCTCCTCAAGCCCTGGGATCCGCCGGAGGAGAAGCTCTACCCGGTGCTCGACGATCTCCTGGCGGCCTGGCGGTGCAGCGACTTCCGGCCGGTGCCGAGCACCAAGGTGGTCGGTCACCGGTGGTCGGCCCGCTCGTCGGACGTACGGGAGTTTTTGGCCCGAAACCAGGTGCCGTACCGCTGGTACTCCACCGAGGAGCCCGAGGGGCAGCGGCTGCTCGCGGCTTGCGGCCAGGACGGGCAGCGGCTGCCGGTCGTCATCACGGCGGACGGATCGGCACTCGTCGAGCCGGAGGTGCCGGAGCTGGCCGCCCGGGTGGGGCTGGCGACGACGCCCACGGCCGACTTCTACGACCTCGTCGTCATCGGCGGCGGACCGGCCGGGCTGGGCGCTGCCGTGTACGGGGCCTCGGAGGGGCTGCGGACGGTGCTGGTGGAGCGGTCGGCCACCGGCGGGCAGGCCGGTCAGAGCTCGCGGATCGAGAACTATCTCGGCTTCCCGGACGGGGTGTCCGGCGGCCAGCTCACCGACCGGGCGCGGCGCCAGGCCACCAAGTTCGGCGCCGAGATCCTCTCCGCGCGTGAGGTGACCGGCCTGGAGGTGAGCGGCGCGGCGCGGCTCGTGCGGTTCGCGGACGGGTCGGCGGTCGCCGCGCACAGCGTGATCCTGGCGACCGGTGTGTCGTACCGGCAGTTGGAGGCGCCGGGCGCCACCGATCTGTCGGGTCGCGGGGTGTTCTACGGGTCGGCGCTGACCGAGGCCGCCGCCTGCCAGGGCCACGACATCTATATCGTCGGCGGCGCCAACTCGGCCGGGCAGGCGGCGATGTACCTGTCCAGGGGCGCCAAGTCGGTCACGCTGCTGGTGCGCGGAGCGGACCTCACCGCCTCCATGTCGCACTACCTGATCCAGCAGATCGCCGAGTCGCCGAACATCTCGGTGCGGGCCCGCACGGTCGTCGAGGCCGCGCACGGCGGCGACCACCTGGAGCAGCTGACGTTGCGCGACACGGTGAGCGGGGAGACCGAACTGGTCGACGCGCAGTGGCTGTTCGTGTTCATCGGCGCGGCCCCGCTGACCGACTGGCTGGACGGTACGGTGCTGCGGGACGAGCGCGGGTTCATCCTCGCCGGGCCCGATCTGACCGCCGACGGACGGCCACCGGCGGACTGGGAGCTGGACCGGCCGCCGTACCACCTGGAGACCAACATCCCCGGCGTGTTCGTCGCCGGGGACGCTCGCGCGGAGTCGGCCAAGCGGGTCGCGTCCGCCGTCGGAGAGGGAGCCATGGCCGTGATGCTCGTACACCGGTATCTGGAGCAGTCGTGA
- a CDS encoding MBL fold metallo-hydrolase, with protein MRADVQQVADGIYLVHGSNTNWVILTEGDAATLIDTGYPGDRQLVLDSLAQVGSSPEAVAAILVTHAHNDHIGSAEYLRSTYGTPVLTHEAEVPHARRDFLHQVTVGEVLRNGWRPGVLPWAVHAIRSGGTAQVPVAEPLPFPEALDLPGGPVPVHTPGHTDGHCAFHLPDAGVVVSGDALVSGHPTSRLKGPQLLPDMFHRERARALASLDLLAKLPGDVVLPGHGPVHHGSVLEAAGQARERAM; from the coding sequence ATGCGGGCAGACGTCCAGCAAGTCGCCGATGGCATTTACCTCGTACACGGGAGCAACACCAACTGGGTGATCCTCACCGAGGGGGACGCCGCCACCCTGATCGACACCGGATACCCCGGCGACCGGCAGCTGGTCCTCGACTCGCTGGCGCAGGTGGGCAGTTCACCGGAGGCGGTGGCGGCGATACTCGTCACGCACGCCCACAACGACCACATCGGCTCGGCCGAGTACCTGCGCTCCACGTACGGCACGCCGGTGCTGACGCACGAGGCCGAAGTACCGCACGCGCGCCGGGACTTCCTGCACCAGGTGACCGTCGGGGAGGTGCTGAGGAACGGGTGGCGGCCGGGTGTGCTCCCCTGGGCCGTGCACGCGATCCGCTCCGGCGGCACCGCGCAGGTGCCGGTCGCCGAGCCGCTGCCGTTCCCGGAGGCGCTCGACCTGCCGGGCGGGCCCGTCCCCGTCCACACCCCCGGGCACACCGACGGGCACTGTGCCTTCCACCTCCCGGACGCCGGGGTCGTGGTCTCCGGCGACGCCCTGGTCAGCGGGCATCCGACCTCGCGGCTCAAGGGCCCGCAGTTGCTGCCGGACATGTTCCACCGCGAGCGAGCGCGTGCGCTGGCCTCGCTGGACCTGCTGGCGAAGCTCCCGGGCGATGTCGTACTGCCCGGGCACGGGCCCGTGCATCACGGCAGCGTGCTGGAGGCGGCCGGGCAGGCGCGGGAGCGGGCGATGTGA
- a CDS encoding UBP-type zinc finger domain-containing protein, which translates to MTKDTGIDPSVPPSGAGCVECDAVGGWWFHLRRCAQCGHIGCCDDSPSKHATGHFRDTGHPVIRSYEPGEAWFWNFETSELYESGPALAPPASHPADQPTPGPAGRVPANWAETLR; encoded by the coding sequence ATGACGAAGGACACCGGAATCGACCCCAGCGTCCCGCCCAGCGGGGCGGGATGCGTCGAGTGCGACGCCGTCGGCGGCTGGTGGTTCCATCTGCGGCGCTGCGCCCAGTGCGGCCACATCGGCTGCTGCGACGATTCGCCCTCCAAGCACGCCACCGGCCACTTCCGGGACACCGGCCATCCGGTGATCCGCAGTTACGAGCCCGGCGAGGCCTGGTTCTGGAACTTCGAGACGTCCGAGCTCTACGAGTCCGGTCCGGCCCTGGCGCCCCCGGCGAGCCACCCCGCCGACCAGCCCACACCGGGACCGGCTGGACGCGTGCCGGCGAACTGGGCGGAGACGCTGCGCTGA
- a CDS encoding DUF4032 domain-containing protein: protein MALQISATNPEHPALLLELPWDLPLEEWPDRYLVPLPRGISRHVVRYARAGDEVIAVKELAERPALREYELLRDLDRLGIPAVDPLAVVTGRVTDEGGVLEPVLITRHLGGSMPYRSMFETTMRPATMHRLMDALAVLLVRLHLAGFAWGDCSLSNTLFRRDAGAYAAYLVDAETGDLHPQLSDGQREYDLDLARVNISGELLDLEASGALHPSVDPIEFGMEICARYQRLWQELTRTSVYPAGKYHYIERRIRRLNELGFDVAEMQIEHSSNGDTVTFVPKVVDAGHHQRQLLRLTGLDTEENQARRLLSDLESWMATQDDYEPGDPLGASPEVLAHRWVREVFRPTVREVPRELRGNVDPAEIYHQLLEHRWFLSERAQHDIGLDTAVKDYIVNILPKARQALPLPTDEAAPPV, encoded by the coding sequence ATGGCATTGCAGATCAGCGCCACCAACCCCGAGCATCCCGCACTCCTGCTCGAACTGCCGTGGGACCTCCCCCTGGAGGAGTGGCCCGACCGCTACCTCGTCCCGCTGCCGCGCGGTATCTCCCGGCACGTCGTGCGCTACGCACGCGCCGGCGACGAGGTGATCGCCGTCAAGGAGCTGGCGGAACGTCCCGCCCTGCGCGAGTACGAACTGCTGCGGGACCTGGACCGGCTCGGCATCCCGGCCGTCGACCCCCTCGCCGTGGTCACCGGGCGGGTCACCGACGAGGGCGGCGTCCTGGAGCCGGTGCTCATCACCCGGCACCTCGGCGGGTCGATGCCGTACCGCTCGATGTTCGAGACGACGATGCGCCCGGCCACCATGCACCGTCTGATGGACGCGCTGGCCGTCCTGCTGGTCCGGCTCCACCTCGCCGGGTTCGCCTGGGGCGACTGCTCCCTGTCCAACACCCTCTTCCGGCGCGACGCGGGCGCCTACGCCGCCTATCTGGTCGACGCCGAGACCGGCGATCTGCACCCGCAGCTCAGCGACGGACAGCGCGAGTACGACCTCGACCTCGCCCGGGTGAACATCAGCGGTGAGCTGCTGGACCTGGAGGCCTCCGGGGCGCTGCACCCCTCCGTGGACCCGATCGAGTTCGGCATGGAGATCTGCGCCCGCTACCAGCGGCTGTGGCAGGAACTGACCCGTACCTCCGTCTACCCGGCGGGCAAGTACCACTACATCGAGCGCCGGATCCGGCGTCTCAACGAGCTCGGTTTCGACGTGGCCGAGATGCAGATCGAGCACTCCTCGAACGGCGACACCGTGACCTTCGTGCCGAAGGTCGTCGACGCCGGTCACCACCAGCGGCAGCTGCTGCGGCTGACCGGGCTCGACACCGAGGAGAACCAGGCGCGGCGGCTCCTGAGCGACCTGGAGTCCTGGATGGCCACCCAGGACGACTACGAACCGGGCGACCCCCTGGGTGCCAGCCCGGAGGTGCTCGCGCACCGGTGGGTGCGTGAGGTGTTCCGGCCGACCGTCCGGGAGGTGCCGCGCGAGCTGCGGGGGAACGTGGACCCCGCCGAGATCTACCACCAGTTGCTGGAGCACCGCTGGTTCCTCTCCGAGCGGGCGCAGCACGACATCGGTCTGGACACGGCGGTCAAGGACTACATCGTCAACATCCTGCCCAAGGCCCGCCAGGCACTGCCCCTGCCCACGGACGAGGCGGCGCCGCCCGTCTGA
- a CDS encoding universal stress protein, whose amino-acid sequence MTRPITAGVDGTPESHAALAWAAREAVRRDLALRVVHAWEPVPDQAFGAGTRETHDQWVREGVDEAVRSVTERHPGLDMTVDVVEGGAAHSLAEAAAQAEMLVLGSRGHGAVVGFLIGSVGQHVIAESERPVVLVRAEDRPSDEAAGREVVVGQHGDPEENTPALRFAFEAAAARGAAVRAVRAWSLPPVFAYSPGSMKLLDEAGGLEPYERNALAAALEPWRERFPEVPVTQQVEMGSAGEVLLSVASRAQLLVVGRRAHRSAVGARIGSVAHGVLHHAHCPVAVVPHD is encoded by the coding sequence ATGACGCGCCCGATCACGGCAGGGGTGGACGGAACGCCCGAGAGTCACGCCGCGCTCGCCTGGGCGGCCAGGGAAGCCGTCCGCCGGGACCTCGCGTTGCGGGTCGTGCACGCCTGGGAGCCGGTGCCGGACCAGGCGTTCGGGGCCGGGACCCGGGAGACCCACGACCAGTGGGTGCGGGAGGGCGTGGACGAGGCCGTCCGGAGCGTCACCGAACGCCATCCGGGGCTGGACATGACCGTCGACGTGGTCGAGGGCGGCGCTGCGCACTCGCTCGCCGAGGCCGCGGCGCAGGCCGAGATGCTGGTGCTCGGCTCCCGCGGCCACGGGGCCGTCGTCGGGTTCCTGATCGGCTCGGTCGGCCAGCACGTGATCGCCGAGTCCGAGCGGCCCGTCGTCCTCGTCCGCGCCGAGGACCGCCCCTCCGACGAGGCAGCCGGGCGTGAGGTCGTCGTCGGGCAGCACGGCGACCCGGAGGAGAACACGCCGGCCCTGCGGTTCGCGTTCGAGGCGGCGGCGGCCCGTGGCGCGGCCGTCCGTGCCGTCCGCGCGTGGAGCCTGCCGCCGGTGTTCGCGTACAGCCCCGGCTCGATGAAGCTCCTCGACGAGGCCGGGGGGCTGGAACCGTACGAGAGGAACGCGCTCGCCGCCGCGCTGGAGCCGTGGCGCGAACGCTTCCCCGAGGTGCCGGTCACCCAGCAGGTGGAGATGGGCAGCGCGGGGGAGGTGCTGCTCTCGGTGGCCTCGCGCGCGCAGCTCCTGGTCGTCGGGCGGCGCGCCCACCGCTCGGCTGTGGGCGCGCGGATCGGCTCGGTCGCCCACGGCGTACTGCACCACGCGCACTGCCCGGTCGCAGTGGTCCCGCACGACTGA
- a CDS encoding ATP-binding protein → MSGRLMPCSPGEIRSLFLFEKLAPEQLGRLCSEGRVELFDAGPVYTEGDPATCFYVMIEGTVVLSRRVGVDDVEVSRTSQSGVYAGAMQAYLEDGEPQRYKNSMRVTEPTRFFVLSSSGFAAIMQEWFPMAVHLLEGLFFGSQTTQRAIGQRERLLALGSLSAGLTHELNNPAAAAVRATSSLRDRVAHMRQKLGIIASGPYHRDALKSLVEIQERTAERVAKAQALSPLEASDREDEVADWLDDHGIQGGWQIAPTFVQGGLDVGWLEQVAAAVDEEILQAAIGWLNYTVETELLMSEIEDSTTRISHLVDAAKQYSQLDRAPYQVADVHELLDSTLLMLSGKMGTRVKVVKEYDRSLPRIPAYPAELNQVWTNLIDNAVSAIDSAGGEGTLTVRTALVHDRLLVEFRDTGPGVPAEIRGRIFDPFFTTKPVGEGTGLGLDISWRIVVNKHHGDLKVESVPGDTRFQVLLPLTAVDSETDTDPDPAVGSAPAQEPS, encoded by the coding sequence GTGAGCGGCCGGCTGATGCCGTGCAGCCCGGGGGAGATCCGCTCGCTGTTCCTCTTCGAGAAGCTCGCCCCGGAACAGCTCGGCAGGCTGTGCAGCGAGGGACGGGTGGAACTGTTCGACGCCGGGCCGGTGTACACCGAGGGCGACCCGGCCACCTGCTTCTACGTGATGATCGAGGGCACGGTCGTCCTGTCGCGGCGGGTCGGCGTCGACGACGTCGAGGTGAGCCGCACGTCCCAGTCGGGCGTGTACGCGGGCGCGATGCAGGCGTACCTGGAGGACGGGGAGCCGCAGCGGTACAAGAACTCGATGCGGGTCACCGAACCGACGCGGTTCTTCGTGCTGTCCAGCAGCGGCTTCGCGGCCATCATGCAGGAGTGGTTCCCGATGGCGGTCCACCTCCTGGAGGGACTGTTCTTCGGTTCGCAGACCACCCAGCGGGCGATCGGGCAGCGGGAGCGGCTGCTCGCGCTGGGCTCGTTGTCCGCCGGGCTGACCCATGAGCTCAACAACCCGGCCGCCGCCGCCGTACGGGCCACGTCGTCGTTGCGCGACCGGGTGGCGCACATGCGGCAGAAGCTCGGGATCATCGCCTCGGGTCCCTACCACCGCGATGCCCTGAAGTCCCTGGTCGAGATCCAGGAGCGGACGGCGGAGCGGGTCGCCAAGGCGCAGGCGCTGAGCCCGCTCGAAGCGTCCGACCGGGAGGACGAGGTCGCCGACTGGCTCGACGACCACGGCATCCAGGGCGGCTGGCAGATCGCGCCGACCTTCGTGCAGGGGGGCCTGGACGTCGGCTGGCTGGAGCAGGTCGCGGCGGCCGTCGACGAGGAGATCCTCCAGGCCGCCATCGGGTGGCTCAACTACACAGTCGAGACCGAACTGTTGATGTCCGAGATCGAGGACTCCACCACGCGCATCTCGCACCTCGTCGACGCCGCCAAGCAGTACTCGCAGCTGGACCGCGCCCCCTACCAGGTCGCCGATGTGCACGAACTCCTCGACAGCACCCTGCTGATGCTGTCGGGGAAGATGGGTACGCGCGTCAAGGTCGTGAAGGAGTACGACCGTTCGCTGCCGAGGATTCCGGCCTACCCCGCCGAACTGAACCAGGTGTGGACCAACCTGATCGACAACGCGGTCTCCGCGATCGACAGCGCGGGCGGGGAAGGGACGCTGACCGTACGGACGGCGCTGGTGCACGACCGGCTGCTGGTGGAGTTCCGCGACACGGGACCGGGAGTCCCGGCGGAGATCCGCGGCCGGATCTTCGACCCGTTCTTCACCACCAAGCCGGTGGGCGAGGGGACGGGGCTGGGCCTCGACATCTCCTGGCGCATCGTCGTCAACAAACACCACGGCGACCTGAAAGTCGAGTCCGTACCCGGCGACACCCGCTTCCAGGTCCTGCTCCCCCTCACCGCCGTGGACTCCGAGACCGACACCGACCCCGACCCGGCCGTGGGCTCCGCCCCGGCCCAGGAGCCCTCATGA
- a CDS encoding TetR/AcrR family transcriptional regulator codes for MAVEGTTGRVTKRRVRTRANLLEAAFAVFAAKGFGRVSIEEVCEAAGYSRGAFYSNFDSLDELFFALYTDRAGLIADQVAGVLALDGPDLDVPAAVDRVTEVLLLDLDWLLVKTDFLVHAARIPAVAQTLLEHRERLRRAVADRLARATGHTELPVVLGDTEGAAHAVIAAYDGVTTQLLLDKDVEHARAWLKQLLTALLTDGRDNPTARSGG; via the coding sequence ATGGCGGTCGAGGGAACGACGGGGCGGGTGACCAAGCGCCGGGTGCGGACGCGGGCCAACCTGCTGGAGGCCGCCTTCGCGGTGTTCGCCGCGAAGGGGTTCGGGCGCGTCTCGATCGAGGAGGTCTGCGAGGCCGCCGGCTACAGCAGAGGCGCCTTCTACTCGAACTTCGACAGCCTCGACGAACTGTTCTTCGCCCTCTACACGGACCGCGCCGGTCTGATCGCCGACCAGGTCGCGGGCGTCCTCGCCCTGGACGGCCCGGATCTCGACGTCCCCGCGGCCGTCGACCGGGTCACCGAGGTCCTGCTGCTCGACCTGGACTGGCTGCTGGTCAAGACCGACTTCCTGGTTCACGCGGCCCGGATCCCGGCCGTCGCCCAGACGCTCCTGGAACACCGGGAGCGGCTGCGGCGGGCCGTCGCGGACCGGCTCGCCCGGGCCACCGGACACACCGAACTGCCCGTCGTACTCGGCGACACCGAGGGCGCCGCCCACGCGGTGATCGCCGCGTACGACGGGGTCACGACCCAACTGCTGCTGGACAAGGACGTCGAGCACGCGCGCGCGTGGCTCAAGCAGCTGCTCACCGCACTGCTCACCGACGGCCGTGACAACCCGACCGCGCGCAGCGGCGGATGA
- a CDS encoding alpha-ketoglutarate-dependent dioxygenase AlkB, with protein MTAHLQGSLFDQTDEVRLGTLAGMRRTPLGHGAWIDELSGWLHGADSLFEQLAAEVPWRAERRKMYDHVVDVPRLLAFYGEADALPHPVLSRARDALCAHYAAELGEPFATAGLCYYRDGRDSVAWHGDRIGRGAREDTMVAILSVGTPRDLLLRPVRGGETVRRALGHGDLIVMGGSCQRTWEHAVPKSTRVTGPRISVQFRPRGVR; from the coding sequence ATGACCGCGCATCTCCAGGGTTCACTCTTCGACCAGACCGACGAGGTCCGGCTCGGCACCCTGGCCGGAATGCGCCGTACGCCACTGGGTCACGGCGCCTGGATCGACGAACTGTCCGGCTGGCTGCACGGAGCGGACTCCCTGTTCGAACAGCTGGCGGCCGAGGTCCCCTGGCGGGCCGAGCGCCGGAAGATGTACGACCACGTCGTGGACGTACCGAGGCTGCTGGCCTTCTACGGCGAGGCGGACGCGCTGCCGCACCCGGTGCTGTCCCGCGCGCGGGACGCACTCTGCGCGCACTACGCCGCCGAGCTCGGTGAGCCGTTCGCCACGGCCGGGCTGTGCTACTACCGGGACGGGCGGGACAGCGTCGCCTGGCACGGGGACCGGATCGGGCGCGGTGCGCGCGAGGACACCATGGTCGCGATCCTCTCCGTCGGCACGCCGCGCGACCTGCTGCTGCGGCCGGTACGCGGCGGCGAGACGGTGCGGCGCGCGCTGGGGCACGGGGACCTGATCGTGATGGGCGGCTCCTGTCAGCGGACCTGGGAGCACGCCGTTCCCAAGAGCACACGGGTCACGGGTCCGCGCATCAGCGTCCAGTTCCGGCCGCGCGGAGTGCGGTGA